From Pseudochaenichthys georgianus unplaced genomic scaffold, fPseGeo1.2 scaffold_2176_arrow_ctg1, whole genome shotgun sequence, a single genomic window includes:
- the LOC139433341 gene encoding streptococcal hemagglutinin-like: MQASSKQAGSKQASKQQASSQQAASSKQAGSKQASKQQASKQQAQQAASSKQAGSKQASKQQASQPASSKQQASRKQASQQAASKPASSKPASSKQQASRKQASQQAASSKQAGSKPASQQAASKPASSKQAASKPASSKQAASQQASSKQQASRKQASRKPAASQSKPASSKPASKQQAASQQASSKQQASRKQASQQASSKPASKPASSKQEAASKQASKQAGSKQQASSKHKQEASSKQAASQQAAASKQQASRKSSQQAASKQQASQQAASKQQASRKQAASQQASSKPAGSSQPARASKPASQQAASKPASKQEASQQQASRKQASKQAASQQASQPASMQAASKQEASQQQASRKQASQQASQQASKQQASSKPASSKQASSKPASRKQASKQASQQASSKQASKQQASKQQASKQASSKQASKQASQQASKQQASQQAASKQAASQQASSKPASQQAASKQQASQQASQQAASKQAASKPASSKQAASKQEASKQEASQQAASKQQASKQASKQQASSKQAANPLSSDPLSSDPLSSDPLSSDPQTSKVSLKHPLCSSLKHPLCSSLKHPLLKHPLCSSLKHPLCSNQPEASSVLQSA, translated from the exons ATGCAGGCAAGCAGCAAGCAAGCAGGAAGCAAGCAAGCCAGCAAGCAGCAAGCAAGCAGCCAGCAAGCAGCAAGCAGCAAGCAAGCAGGAAGCAAGCAAGCCAGCAAGCAGCAAGCCAGCAAGCAGCAAGCTCAGCAAGCAGCAAGCAGCAAGCAAGCAGGAAGCAAGCAAGCCAGCAAGCAGCAAGCAAGCCAGCCAGCAAGCAGCAAGCAGCAAGCAAGCAGGAAGCAAGCAAGCCAGCAAGCAGCCAGCAAGCCAGCAAGCAGCAAGCCAGCAAGCAGCAAGCAGCAAGCAAGCAGGAAGCAAGCAAGCCAGCAAGCAGCAAGCAGCAAGCAAGCAGGAAGCAAGCCAGCAAGCCAGCAAGCAGCAAGCAAGCCAGCAAGCAGCAAGCAAGCAGCAAGCAAGCCAGCAAGCAGCAAGCAAGCAGCAAGCCAGCAAGCAAGCAGCAAGCAGCAAGCAAGCAGGAAGCAAGCAAGCCGCAAGCCAGCAGCAAGCCAAAGCAAGCCAGCAAGCAGCAAGCCAGCAAGCAAGCAGCAAGCAGCAAGCCAGCAAGCAAGCAGCAAGCAGCAAGCAAGCAGGAAGCAAGCCAGCCAGCAAGCCAGCAGCAAGCCAGCAAGCAAGCCAGCAAGCAGCAAGCAAGAAGCAGCCAGCAAGCAAGCCAGCAAGCAAGCAGGAAGCAAGCAGCAAGCAAGCAGCAAGCACAAGCAGGAAGCAAGCAGCAAGCAAGCAGCAAGCCAGCAAGCAGCAGCCAGCAAGCAGCAAGCAAGCAGGAAGTCAAGCCAGCAAGCAGCAAGCAAGCAGCAAGCAAGCCAGCAAGCAGCCAGCAAGCAGCAAGCAAGCAGGAAGCAAGCCGCAAGCCAGCAAGCAAGCAGCAAGCCAGCAGGAAGCAGCCAGCCAGCAAGAGCAAGCAAGCCAGCAAGCCAGCAAGCAGCAAGCAAGCCAGCAAGCAAGCAGGAAGCAAGCCAGCAGCAAGCAAGCAGGAAGCAAGCCAGCAAGCAAGCAGCAAGCCAGCAAGCAAGCCAGCCAGCAAGCATGCAAGCAGCCAGCAAGCAGGAAGCAAGCCAGCAGCAAGCAAGCAGGAAGCAAGCAAGCCAGCAAGCAAGCCAGCAAGCAAGCAAGCAGCAAGCAAGCAGCAAGCCAGCAAGCAGCAAGCAAGCAAGCAGCAAGCCAGCAAGCAGGAAGCAAGCCAGCAAGCAAGCAAGCCAGCAAGCAAGCAGCAAGCAAGCCAGCAAGCAGCAAGCAAGCAAGCAGCAAGCCAGCAAGCAAGCAAGCAGCAAGCAAGCCAGCAAGCAAGCAAGCCAGCAAGCAAGCAAGCAGCAAGCAAGCCAGCAAGCAGCAAGCAAGCAAGCAGCAAGCCAGCAAGCAAGCAGCAAGCCAGCAAGCCAGCAAGCAGCAAGCAAGCAGCAAGCAAGCCAGCAAGCAAGCCAGCAAGCAGCAAGCAAGCAAGCAGCAAGCAAGCCAGCAAGCAGCAAGCAAGCAGCAAGCAAGCAGGAAGCAAGCAAGCAGGAAGCAAGCCAGCAAGCAGCAAGCAAGCAGCAAGCCAGCAAGCAAGCCAGCAAGCAGCAAGCAAGCAGCAAGCAAGCAGCAA accctctgtcctcagaccctctgtcctcagaccctctgtcctcagaccctctgtcctcagaccctcagacCAGTAAAgtcagcctgaagcatcctctgtgctccagcctgaagcatcctctgtgctccagcctgaagcatcctct cctgaagcatcctctgtgctccagcctgaagcatcctctgtgctccaatCAGCCTGAAgcgtcctctgtgctccagtcagcctga